From Coturnix japonica isolate 7356 chromosome 1, Coturnix japonica 2.1, whole genome shotgun sequence, the proteins below share one genomic window:
- the SUPT20H gene encoding transcription factor SPT20 homolog isoform X5, protein MQQALEQALDRAEYIIESARQRPPKRKYLSSGRKSVFQKLYDLYIEECEKEPEIKKLRRNVNLLEKLVMQETLSCLVVNLYPGNEGYSLMLRGKNGSDSETIRLPYEEGELLEYLDAEELPPILVDLLEKSQVNIFHCGCVIAEIRDYRQSGNMKSPTYQSKHILLRPTMQTLICDVHSITSDNHKWTQEDKLLLESQLILATAEPLCLDPSIAVTCTTNRLLYNKQKMNTRPMKRCFKRYSKSSLNRQQEVAHYSTPPQLRLVDYVQKKKEKKVAQQYDLKISKAGNCVDMWKQNPCYLTAPSEVDVEKYAKVESSIKPDDSQPTVWPAHEVKDDYVFECEVGNQLQKTKLTIFQSLGNPLYYGKIQTLKGDDESDSLLVPPQFLIGSKTDAERVVNQYHELVKSEAKCPVKMFHNSGGSISLSHLSPGKEMEPESISGSVQSSVLGKGVKHRPPPIKLPSSSGSSSSGNIFSPQQSSGHLKSPTPPPPPPSSKPPGLSRKQSMDLNQVSMLSPAAMSPASSSQRSGTPKPSTPTPTNTPSSTPHPSDAQSSTPITPSATPTPQESGFTPQPTLLTPFAQQQMSLSQALPVMTIPLSTMVTSITTGTTSTQVMANPAGLNFINVVGSVCGAQTLMSGSNPMLGCNTGAIAPAGINLSSILPPGGLVPSALPATMQSASQAGSPFGLKNASNLRPLNLLQGSDQGPSNQDQALSAQQAAVINLTGVGNFMQPQATVLSQLGSAMNRPGQSLPQQRLQLSSALQQQQQALQQQQQQIQQLRFLQHQMAMAAATAAAQAAHLRHQQHSGSHSKSKRKRGTTAPPKS, encoded by the exons ATG CAGCAAGCTTTAGAGCAGGCATTGGATCGTGCAGAG taTATCATTGAAAGTGCTCGTCAGAGACCtcccaaaagaaaatatttatccaGTGGAAG aaaatctgtatttcaaaaacTCTATGATTTATATATAGAAGAATGTGAAAAAGAGCCCGAGATAAAG aagctgaGGCGAAATGTGAATTTACTTGAGAAGCTGGTTATGCAGGAGACGTTGTCATGTCTGGTAGTGAACCTCTATCCGGGAAATGAGGGTTATTCACTTAtgctcaggggaaaaaatggttcAG ATTCTGAGACCATTCGACTGCCTTATGAGGAAGGAGAGCTGCTTGAATATTTGGATGCAGAGGAGCTGCCACCTATTTTGGTTGATCTCTTAGAAAAATCTCAG gttaatatttttcactgtggATGTGTCATAGCGGAAATACGTGACTATAGGCAGTCTGGTAACATGAAATCTCCAACATACCAAAGCAAGCACATCCTTTTGCGTCCTACAATGCAG ACTTTAATTTGTGATGTTCATTCTATAACAAGTGACAACCACAAGTGGACACAG GAGGACAAACTCCTACTTGAGAGCCAACTTATTTTGGCTACAGCCGAGCCTCTGTGTCTTGATCCGTCAATAGCAGTGACCTGTACTACAAACAGACTCCTGtacaacaagcagaaaatgaatactCGCCCCATGAAACG GTGTTTCAAAAGGTACTCAAAGTCATCTCTGAACAGGCAGCAGGAAGTAGCTCACTACTCAACTCCACCTCAGCTCAGATTAGTTGACTATGtacagaagaagaaggagaagaaagtagCCCAGCAGTATGACCTCAAAATTTCTAAAGCTGGAAAT TGTGTAGATATGTGGAAACAGAACCCTTGCTACTTGACTGCACCTTCTGAAGTGGAT GTGGAAAAATATGCCAAAGTGGAAAGTTCTATCAAGCCTGATGACTCGCAACCAACTGTTTGGCCAGCACAC GAAGTAAAAGATGATTATGTGTTTGAATGTGAAGTTGGTAATCAGctgcaaaaaacaaagctgacCATTTTTCAGTCTCTTGGCAATCCGTTGTACTACGGTAAAATCCAGACACTCAAAGGTGATGATGAGAGTGACAGCTTATTAGTTCCACCACA attcCTGATTGGTTCCAAGACTGATGCTGAAAG GGTGGTGAACCAATATCACGAGTTGGTAAAAAGCGAAGCTAAATGTCctgtgaaaatgtttcataATTCAGGTGGATCAATCAGTCTTAGTCATCTTTCCccagggaaggaaatggaa CCCGAAAGTATATCAGGCTCTGTTCAGTCTTCAGTGTTGGGAAAAGGTGTAAAACACCGACCTCCTCCCATCAAATTACCTTCAAGTTCAGGAAGTAGCTCTTCAG gtaATATCTTTAGTCCACAGCAGTCAAGTGGCCATCTAAAATCCCCAACTCCGCCACCTCCTCCACCTTCTTCTAAGCCACCTGGTCTTTCTCGGAAACAATCTATGGATCTTAACCAAGTTAGCATGCTCTCTCCAGCTGCCATGTCTCCTGCGAGCTCTTCACAAA GGTCTGGAACTCCTAAACCATCTACTCCTACTCCAACCAACACCCCTTCATCGACCCCACACCCTTCTGATGCTCAGAGCTCAACTCCTATTACCCCTTCCGCCACCCCTACTCCCCAAGAATCAGGCTTCACCCCTCAGCCCACTTTGTTAACCCCGTTTGCTCAGCAGCAGATGTCTCTGAGCCAGGCACTGCCTGTAATGACCATTCCTCTTTCCACCATGGTAACATCCATTACTACAGGAACAACCTCCACCCAGGTCATGGCAAACCCTGCAGGACTTAACTTCATCAATGTAGTGGGCTCTGTGTG TGGAGCGCAGACATTGATGAGTGGTTCAAACCCTATGTTGGGGTGCAACACTGGTGCCATAGCCCCTGCAGGTATAAATCTGAGTAGCATTTTACCACCAGGAGGTCTGGTACCAAGTGCACTGCCCGCTACAATGCAGTCTGCCTCTCAAGCAG GCAGCCCTTTTGGTTTGAAAAATGCATCAAATCTTCGGCCCTTAAATCTCCTACAG GGGTCTGACCAAGGTCCGTCAAATCAAGATCAGGCATTGTCTGCCCAACAAGCTGCTGTTATTAACCTGACGGGAGTAGGGAATTTCATGCAGCCTCAAGCCACAG TGTTGTCTCAGCTTGGCTCTGCCATGAACAGACCTGGGCAAAGCCTTCCTCAGCAGAGACTCCAGCTCTCTTCTGCCttacaacagcaacaacaagccttgcagcagcagcagcaacagataCAA CAGTTGCGATTCTTGCAGCATCAAATGGCTatggcagcagcaacagcagcagcacaagcagctcATCTGCGACATCAGCAGCATTCAGGCAGCCACtcaaaaagtaaaaggaaaagaggcacAACTGCCCCTCCAAAATCCTGa
- the SUPT20H gene encoding transcription factor SPT20 homolog isoform X2: MQQALEQALDRAEYIIESARQRPPKRKYLSSGRKSVFQKLYDLYIEECEKEPEIKKLRRNVNLLEKLVMQETLSCLVVNLYPGNEGYSLMLRGKNGSDSETIRLPYEEGELLEYLDAEELPPILVDLLEKSQVNIFHCGCVIAEIRDYRQSGNMKSPTYQSKHILLRPTMQTLICDVHSITSDNHKWTQEDKLLLESQLILATAEPLCLDPSIAVTCTTNRLLYNKQKMNTRPMKRCFKRYSKSSLNRQQEVAHYSTPPQLRLVDYVQKKKEKKVAQQYDLKISKAGNCVDMWKQNPCYLTAPSEVDVEKYAKVESSIKPDDSQPTVWPAHEVKDDYVFECEVGNQLQKTKLTIFQSLGNPLYYGKIQTLKGDDESDSLLVPPQFLIGSKTDAERVVNQYHELVKSEAKCPVKMFHNSGGSISLSHLSPGKEMEQPESISGSVQSSVLGKGVKHRPPPIKLPSSSGSSSSGNIFSPQQSSGHLKSPTPPPPPPSSKPPGLSRKQSMDLNQVSMLSPAAMSPASSSQRSGTPKPSTPTPTNTPSSTPHPSDAQSSTPITPSATPTPQESGFTPQPTLLTPFAQQQMSLSQALPVMTIPLSTMVTSITTGTTSTQVMANPAGLNFINVVGSVCGAQTLMSGSNPMLGCNTGAIAPAGINLSSILPPGGLVPSALPATMQSASQAGSPFGLKNASNLRPLNLLQGSDQGPSNQDQALSAQQAAVINLTGVGNFMQPQATVLSQLGSAMNRPGQSLPQQRLQLSSALQQQQQALQQQQQQIQQLRFLQHQMAMAAATAAAQAAHLRHQQHSGSHSKSKRKRGTTAPPKS; the protein is encoded by the exons ATG CAGCAAGCTTTAGAGCAGGCATTGGATCGTGCAGAG taTATCATTGAAAGTGCTCGTCAGAGACCtcccaaaagaaaatatttatccaGTGGAAG aaaatctgtatttcaaaaacTCTATGATTTATATATAGAAGAATGTGAAAAAGAGCCCGAGATAAAG aagctgaGGCGAAATGTGAATTTACTTGAGAAGCTGGTTATGCAGGAGACGTTGTCATGTCTGGTAGTGAACCTCTATCCGGGAAATGAGGGTTATTCACTTAtgctcaggggaaaaaatggttcAG ATTCTGAGACCATTCGACTGCCTTATGAGGAAGGAGAGCTGCTTGAATATTTGGATGCAGAGGAGCTGCCACCTATTTTGGTTGATCTCTTAGAAAAATCTCAG gttaatatttttcactgtggATGTGTCATAGCGGAAATACGTGACTATAGGCAGTCTGGTAACATGAAATCTCCAACATACCAAAGCAAGCACATCCTTTTGCGTCCTACAATGCAG ACTTTAATTTGTGATGTTCATTCTATAACAAGTGACAACCACAAGTGGACACAG GAGGACAAACTCCTACTTGAGAGCCAACTTATTTTGGCTACAGCCGAGCCTCTGTGTCTTGATCCGTCAATAGCAGTGACCTGTACTACAAACAGACTCCTGtacaacaagcagaaaatgaatactCGCCCCATGAAACG GTGTTTCAAAAGGTACTCAAAGTCATCTCTGAACAGGCAGCAGGAAGTAGCTCACTACTCAACTCCACCTCAGCTCAGATTAGTTGACTATGtacagaagaagaaggagaagaaagtagCCCAGCAGTATGACCTCAAAATTTCTAAAGCTGGAAAT TGTGTAGATATGTGGAAACAGAACCCTTGCTACTTGACTGCACCTTCTGAAGTGGAT GTGGAAAAATATGCCAAAGTGGAAAGTTCTATCAAGCCTGATGACTCGCAACCAACTGTTTGGCCAGCACAC GAAGTAAAAGATGATTATGTGTTTGAATGTGAAGTTGGTAATCAGctgcaaaaaacaaagctgacCATTTTTCAGTCTCTTGGCAATCCGTTGTACTACGGTAAAATCCAGACACTCAAAGGTGATGATGAGAGTGACAGCTTATTAGTTCCACCACA attcCTGATTGGTTCCAAGACTGATGCTGAAAG GGTGGTGAACCAATATCACGAGTTGGTAAAAAGCGAAGCTAAATGTCctgtgaaaatgtttcataATTCAGGTGGATCAATCAGTCTTAGTCATCTTTCCccagggaaggaaatggaa CAGCCCGAAAGTATATCAGGCTCTGTTCAGTCTTCAGTGTTGGGAAAAGGTGTAAAACACCGACCTCCTCCCATCAAATTACCTTCAAGTTCAGGAAGTAGCTCTTCAG gtaATATCTTTAGTCCACAGCAGTCAAGTGGCCATCTAAAATCCCCAACTCCGCCACCTCCTCCACCTTCTTCTAAGCCACCTGGTCTTTCTCGGAAACAATCTATGGATCTTAACCAAGTTAGCATGCTCTCTCCAGCTGCCATGTCTCCTGCGAGCTCTTCACAAA GGTCTGGAACTCCTAAACCATCTACTCCTACTCCAACCAACACCCCTTCATCGACCCCACACCCTTCTGATGCTCAGAGCTCAACTCCTATTACCCCTTCCGCCACCCCTACTCCCCAAGAATCAGGCTTCACCCCTCAGCCCACTTTGTTAACCCCGTTTGCTCAGCAGCAGATGTCTCTGAGCCAGGCACTGCCTGTAATGACCATTCCTCTTTCCACCATGGTAACATCCATTACTACAGGAACAACCTCCACCCAGGTCATGGCAAACCCTGCAGGACTTAACTTCATCAATGTAGTGGGCTCTGTGTG TGGAGCGCAGACATTGATGAGTGGTTCAAACCCTATGTTGGGGTGCAACACTGGTGCCATAGCCCCTGCAGGTATAAATCTGAGTAGCATTTTACCACCAGGAGGTCTGGTACCAAGTGCACTGCCCGCTACAATGCAGTCTGCCTCTCAAGCAG GCAGCCCTTTTGGTTTGAAAAATGCATCAAATCTTCGGCCCTTAAATCTCCTACAG GGGTCTGACCAAGGTCCGTCAAATCAAGATCAGGCATTGTCTGCCCAACAAGCTGCTGTTATTAACCTGACGGGAGTAGGGAATTTCATGCAGCCTCAAGCCACAG TGTTGTCTCAGCTTGGCTCTGCCATGAACAGACCTGGGCAAAGCCTTCCTCAGCAGAGACTCCAGCTCTCTTCTGCCttacaacagcaacaacaagccttgcagcagcagcagcaacagataCAA CAGTTGCGATTCTTGCAGCATCAAATGGCTatggcagcagcaacagcagcagcacaagcagctcATCTGCGACATCAGCAGCATTCAGGCAGCCACtcaaaaagtaaaaggaaaagaggcacAACTGCCCCTCCAAAATCCTGa
- the SUPT20H gene encoding transcription factor SPT20 homolog isoform X10, whose protein sequence is MQQALEQALDRAEYIIESARQRPPKRKYLSSGRKSVFQKLYDLYIEECEKEPEIKQKLRRNVNLLEKLVMQETLSCLVVNLYPGNEGYSLMLRGKNGSDSETIRLPYEEGELLEYLDAEELPPILVDLLEKSQVNIFHCGCVIAEIRDYRQSGNMKSPTYQSKHILLRPTMQTLICDVHSITSDNHKWTQEDKLLLESQLILATAEPLCLDPSIAVTCTTNRLLYNKQKMNTRPMKRCFKRYSKSSLNRQQEVAHYSTPPQLRLVDYVQKKKEKKVAQQYDLKISKAGNCVDMWKQNPCYLTAPSEVDVEKYAKVESSIKPDDSQPTVWPAHEVKDDYVFECEVGNQLQKTKLTIFQSLGNPLYYGKIQTLKGDDESDSLLVPPQFLIGSKTDAERVVNQYHELVKSEAKCPVKMFHNSGGSISLSHLSPGKEMEQPESISGSVQSSVLGKGVKHRPPPIKLPSSSGSSSSGNIFSPQQSSGHLKSPTPPPPPPSSKPPGLSRKQSMDLNQVSMLSPAAMSPASSSQRTTSTQVMANPAGLNFINVVGSVCGAQTLMSGSNPMLGCNTGAIAPAGINLSSILPPGGLVPSALPATMQSASQAGSPFGLKNASNLRPLNLLQGSDQGPSNQDQALSAQQAAVINLTGVGNFMQPQATAVAILAASNGYGSSNSSSTSSSSATSAAFRQPLKK, encoded by the exons ATG CAGCAAGCTTTAGAGCAGGCATTGGATCGTGCAGAG taTATCATTGAAAGTGCTCGTCAGAGACCtcccaaaagaaaatatttatccaGTGGAAG aaaatctgtatttcaaaaacTCTATGATTTATATATAGAAGAATGTGAAAAAGAGCCCGAGATAAAG cagaagctgaGGCGAAATGTGAATTTACTTGAGAAGCTGGTTATGCAGGAGACGTTGTCATGTCTGGTAGTGAACCTCTATCCGGGAAATGAGGGTTATTCACTTAtgctcaggggaaaaaatggttcAG ATTCTGAGACCATTCGACTGCCTTATGAGGAAGGAGAGCTGCTTGAATATTTGGATGCAGAGGAGCTGCCACCTATTTTGGTTGATCTCTTAGAAAAATCTCAG gttaatatttttcactgtggATGTGTCATAGCGGAAATACGTGACTATAGGCAGTCTGGTAACATGAAATCTCCAACATACCAAAGCAAGCACATCCTTTTGCGTCCTACAATGCAG ACTTTAATTTGTGATGTTCATTCTATAACAAGTGACAACCACAAGTGGACACAG GAGGACAAACTCCTACTTGAGAGCCAACTTATTTTGGCTACAGCCGAGCCTCTGTGTCTTGATCCGTCAATAGCAGTGACCTGTACTACAAACAGACTCCTGtacaacaagcagaaaatgaatactCGCCCCATGAAACG GTGTTTCAAAAGGTACTCAAAGTCATCTCTGAACAGGCAGCAGGAAGTAGCTCACTACTCAACTCCACCTCAGCTCAGATTAGTTGACTATGtacagaagaagaaggagaagaaagtagCCCAGCAGTATGACCTCAAAATTTCTAAAGCTGGAAAT TGTGTAGATATGTGGAAACAGAACCCTTGCTACTTGACTGCACCTTCTGAAGTGGAT GTGGAAAAATATGCCAAAGTGGAAAGTTCTATCAAGCCTGATGACTCGCAACCAACTGTTTGGCCAGCACAC GAAGTAAAAGATGATTATGTGTTTGAATGTGAAGTTGGTAATCAGctgcaaaaaacaaagctgacCATTTTTCAGTCTCTTGGCAATCCGTTGTACTACGGTAAAATCCAGACACTCAAAGGTGATGATGAGAGTGACAGCTTATTAGTTCCACCACA attcCTGATTGGTTCCAAGACTGATGCTGAAAG GGTGGTGAACCAATATCACGAGTTGGTAAAAAGCGAAGCTAAATGTCctgtgaaaatgtttcataATTCAGGTGGATCAATCAGTCTTAGTCATCTTTCCccagggaaggaaatggaa CAGCCCGAAAGTATATCAGGCTCTGTTCAGTCTTCAGTGTTGGGAAAAGGTGTAAAACACCGACCTCCTCCCATCAAATTACCTTCAAGTTCAGGAAGTAGCTCTTCAG gtaATATCTTTAGTCCACAGCAGTCAAGTGGCCATCTAAAATCCCCAACTCCGCCACCTCCTCCACCTTCTTCTAAGCCACCTGGTCTTTCTCGGAAACAATCTATGGATCTTAACCAAGTTAGCATGCTCTCTCCAGCTGCCATGTCTCCTGCGAGCTCTTCACAAA GAACAACCTCCACCCAGGTCATGGCAAACCCTGCAGGACTTAACTTCATCAATGTAGTGGGCTCTGTGTG TGGAGCGCAGACATTGATGAGTGGTTCAAACCCTATGTTGGGGTGCAACACTGGTGCCATAGCCCCTGCAGGTATAAATCTGAGTAGCATTTTACCACCAGGAGGTCTGGTACCAAGTGCACTGCCCGCTACAATGCAGTCTGCCTCTCAAGCAG GCAGCCCTTTTGGTTTGAAAAATGCATCAAATCTTCGGCCCTTAAATCTCCTACAG GGGTCTGACCAAGGTCCGTCAAATCAAGATCAGGCATTGTCTGCCCAACAAGCTGCTGTTATTAACCTGACGGGAGTAGGGAATTTCATGCAGCCTCAAGCCACAG CAGTTGCGATTCTTGCAGCATCAAATGGCTatggcagcagcaacagcagcagcacaagcagctcATCTGCGACATCAGCAGCATTCAGGCAGCCACtcaaaaagtaa
- the SUPT20H gene encoding transcription factor SPT20 homolog isoform X6, with amino-acid sequence MQQALEQALDRAEYIIESARQRPPKRKYLSSGRKSVFQKLYDLYIEECEKEPEIKQKLRRNVNLLEKLVMQETLSCLVVNLYPGNEGYSLMLRGKNGSDSETIRLPYEEGELLEYLDAEELPPILVDLLEKSQVNIFHCGCVIAEIRDYRQSGNMKSPTYQSKHILLRPTMQTLICDVHSITSDNHKWTQEDKLLLESQLILATAEPLCLDPSIAVTCTTNRLLYNKQKMNTRPMKRCFKRYSKSSLNRQQEVAHYSTPPQLRLVDYVQKKKEKKVAQQYDLKISKAGNCVDMWKQNPCYLTAPSEVDVEKYAKVESSIKPDDSQPTVWPAHEVKDDYVFECEVGNQLQKTKLTIFQSLGNPLYYGKIQTLKGDDESDSLLVPPQFLIGSKTDAERVVNQYHELVKSEAKCPVKMFHNSGGSISLSHLSPGKEMEQPESISGSVQSSVLGKGVKHRPPPIKLPSSSGSSSSGNIFSPQQSSGHLKSPTPPPPPPSSKPPGLSRKQSMDLNQVSMLSPAAMSPASSSQRSGTPKPSTPTPTNTPSSTPHPSDAQSSTPITPSATPTPQESGFTPQPTLLTPFAQQQMSLSQALPVMTIPLSTMVTSITTGTTSTQVMANPAGLNFINVVGSVCGAQTLMSGSNPMLGCNTGAIAPAGINLSSILPPGGLVPSALPATMQSASQAGSPFGLKNASNLRPLNLLQGSDQGPSNQDQALSAQQAAVINLTGVGNFMQPQATAVAILAASNGYGSSNSSSTSSSSATSAAFRQPLKK; translated from the exons ATG CAGCAAGCTTTAGAGCAGGCATTGGATCGTGCAGAG taTATCATTGAAAGTGCTCGTCAGAGACCtcccaaaagaaaatatttatccaGTGGAAG aaaatctgtatttcaaaaacTCTATGATTTATATATAGAAGAATGTGAAAAAGAGCCCGAGATAAAG cagaagctgaGGCGAAATGTGAATTTACTTGAGAAGCTGGTTATGCAGGAGACGTTGTCATGTCTGGTAGTGAACCTCTATCCGGGAAATGAGGGTTATTCACTTAtgctcaggggaaaaaatggttcAG ATTCTGAGACCATTCGACTGCCTTATGAGGAAGGAGAGCTGCTTGAATATTTGGATGCAGAGGAGCTGCCACCTATTTTGGTTGATCTCTTAGAAAAATCTCAG gttaatatttttcactgtggATGTGTCATAGCGGAAATACGTGACTATAGGCAGTCTGGTAACATGAAATCTCCAACATACCAAAGCAAGCACATCCTTTTGCGTCCTACAATGCAG ACTTTAATTTGTGATGTTCATTCTATAACAAGTGACAACCACAAGTGGACACAG GAGGACAAACTCCTACTTGAGAGCCAACTTATTTTGGCTACAGCCGAGCCTCTGTGTCTTGATCCGTCAATAGCAGTGACCTGTACTACAAACAGACTCCTGtacaacaagcagaaaatgaatactCGCCCCATGAAACG GTGTTTCAAAAGGTACTCAAAGTCATCTCTGAACAGGCAGCAGGAAGTAGCTCACTACTCAACTCCACCTCAGCTCAGATTAGTTGACTATGtacagaagaagaaggagaagaaagtagCCCAGCAGTATGACCTCAAAATTTCTAAAGCTGGAAAT TGTGTAGATATGTGGAAACAGAACCCTTGCTACTTGACTGCACCTTCTGAAGTGGAT GTGGAAAAATATGCCAAAGTGGAAAGTTCTATCAAGCCTGATGACTCGCAACCAACTGTTTGGCCAGCACAC GAAGTAAAAGATGATTATGTGTTTGAATGTGAAGTTGGTAATCAGctgcaaaaaacaaagctgacCATTTTTCAGTCTCTTGGCAATCCGTTGTACTACGGTAAAATCCAGACACTCAAAGGTGATGATGAGAGTGACAGCTTATTAGTTCCACCACA attcCTGATTGGTTCCAAGACTGATGCTGAAAG GGTGGTGAACCAATATCACGAGTTGGTAAAAAGCGAAGCTAAATGTCctgtgaaaatgtttcataATTCAGGTGGATCAATCAGTCTTAGTCATCTTTCCccagggaaggaaatggaa CAGCCCGAAAGTATATCAGGCTCTGTTCAGTCTTCAGTGTTGGGAAAAGGTGTAAAACACCGACCTCCTCCCATCAAATTACCTTCAAGTTCAGGAAGTAGCTCTTCAG gtaATATCTTTAGTCCACAGCAGTCAAGTGGCCATCTAAAATCCCCAACTCCGCCACCTCCTCCACCTTCTTCTAAGCCACCTGGTCTTTCTCGGAAACAATCTATGGATCTTAACCAAGTTAGCATGCTCTCTCCAGCTGCCATGTCTCCTGCGAGCTCTTCACAAA GGTCTGGAACTCCTAAACCATCTACTCCTACTCCAACCAACACCCCTTCATCGACCCCACACCCTTCTGATGCTCAGAGCTCAACTCCTATTACCCCTTCCGCCACCCCTACTCCCCAAGAATCAGGCTTCACCCCTCAGCCCACTTTGTTAACCCCGTTTGCTCAGCAGCAGATGTCTCTGAGCCAGGCACTGCCTGTAATGACCATTCCTCTTTCCACCATGGTAACATCCATTACTACAGGAACAACCTCCACCCAGGTCATGGCAAACCCTGCAGGACTTAACTTCATCAATGTAGTGGGCTCTGTGTG TGGAGCGCAGACATTGATGAGTGGTTCAAACCCTATGTTGGGGTGCAACACTGGTGCCATAGCCCCTGCAGGTATAAATCTGAGTAGCATTTTACCACCAGGAGGTCTGGTACCAAGTGCACTGCCCGCTACAATGCAGTCTGCCTCTCAAGCAG GCAGCCCTTTTGGTTTGAAAAATGCATCAAATCTTCGGCCCTTAAATCTCCTACAG GGGTCTGACCAAGGTCCGTCAAATCAAGATCAGGCATTGTCTGCCCAACAAGCTGCTGTTATTAACCTGACGGGAGTAGGGAATTTCATGCAGCCTCAAGCCACAG CAGTTGCGATTCTTGCAGCATCAAATGGCTatggcagcagcaacagcagcagcacaagcagctcATCTGCGACATCAGCAGCATTCAGGCAGCCACtcaaaaagtaa